In Williamwhitmania taraxaci, a genomic segment contains:
- a CDS encoding DUF4372 domain-containing protein, producing the protein MGKNTEIKLVGQPIFKQAINLIDAINVSSLVKKHGADHYYKTFKAKP; encoded by the coding sequence ATGGGCAAAAATACAGAAATAAAATTAGTCGGACAGCCGATTTTCAAACAAGCCATCAACTTAATCGATGCCATTAATGTCAGCAGCTTGGTGAAAAAGCATGGTGCAGACCATTACTATAAGACGTTTAAGGCAAAACC